CGTCCCGGCATCACGACGTCCTTCACGGTCGGCGGCGCCGAGGGCTACATGACCGCCAACTCCTACCCGGACGACGGTCTCGGCGAGGTCTTCCTGAAGATGTCCAAGCAGGGCTCGACCCTCGCGGGCATGATGGACGCCTTCTCCATCGCGGTCTCCGTCGGCCTCCAGTACGGCGTCCCGCTGGAGACGTACGTCTCGAAGTTCACGAACATGCGCTTCGAGCCGGCCGGTATGACGGACGACCCGGACGTGCGGATGGCGCAGTCGATCGTCGACTACATCTTCCGCCGCCTGGCGCTGGACTTCCTGCCGTTCGAGACGCGCTCCGCGCTCGGCATCCACTCCGCCGAGGAGCGCCAGCGTCACCTGGAGACCGGTTCGTACGAGCCGAACGAGGACGAGGTCGACGTCGAGGGTCTGGCCCAGTCGGCGCCGCGCGCCCAGGAGCTGAAGGCCGTCTCCGAGCCGAAGAAGGAAGAGGCGGCAACGCCCGCCCCGCAGCAGGCCCACACCAGCGCCGAACTGGTGGAGATGCAGCTGGGCATCCAGGCCGACGCCCCGCTGTGCTTCTCCTGCGGTACGAAGATGCAGCGCGCCGGTTCCTGCTACATCTGCGAGGGCTGCGGCTCGACCAGCGGTTGCAGCTGACGCCGAGGGCCTGAGCCGATGACAGAGGGGCACCGCCTTCGGGCGGTGCCCCTCTTGTCGTCACGGGCCGCGGATGTCGGAGAGCCTGTCCCGTACGCCGTCCAGCCCCGAACGGACGGTGTCCTGGTCGCCGATGTCCAACCCGTGCGTGACCTCGTACCAGGGGCCCAGGCGGTGCCAGATGCGGGAGCGTTCGCGCAGCGCCGGTGGTGCCGCGTAGGCGGTGATGCAGGCCTCGGCGAACGCCGGTGAGGTGCCGTTGAGCGCCCATGCCAGGTCGATGGCGGGGTCCCCGATGTGCGCGTCGCCGAAGTCGATGACGCCCGTGAGGGCACCGTCCTGGGCCAGCAGGTGCTCGGGTCCGAGATCCCCGTGGACGAGGGCCTCGGCGGGCAGCCTGCTGACGGCCTTCAGCAGGTCGGAGGCGGGGGCGCGCCGATCCGGCGGCAGGAGGGGCAGCACGCGAGCCCGGAAGTCGTCCGCCAGGGCCGCGCGTTCCAGGAGCACTTCCCGCGCGGGCGGCACACCGCGTCGCACGGCCTCTTCGGTGTCCGCACTGTGCAGTGCCCGCAGGAACAGCCCCAAGACGCGTCCCTGGAAGGCGTCCGGCTCTGCCAGCGGTTCGCCCGGGACCAGGGCGTGCCGCACGATGAGCGGATCGCCTGCCAGGATGTGGGGCACCGGCACAGCGAGCGGCACGTACGGCGCGAGCCATGGCAGCAGGCGGGTCTCCGTCCGAAGTTGCCGTTCCACGTCCGGGCGGCGGGGACGGCGTTCGACCCAGCGGCCGTCGACCAGCCGGGCCTCGCAGTCCCAGCCGTCCGGGAACACCCAGTTCACCCCTGGCTCCTGCGGGCTCGCGGGGGAGAGAGACTCAGGGCCGGTGTGCGGCACCCATCGTCCTGGCGAAGTCCACGGGATCACCCTCGAAACCACGCAGGCCGGGGTTGAAGTCCCAGGGACCGGAACCGTCGCGGACGAACTCCGCGACCGTCGCCGCCGTGGCCCCCAGAACACCCCCGAAGTTGTCCTCGGCCAGGACGGTGTATCCCTCGCGGATGCGTAGTCCTGGGTTCACCACACTGACGAAAGTGCGCTCCGCCGGGCGTTGCTGGATGACGACACCGACCACCACGCGCGCGTACCGGCCGTCGAGCCGGTCGAGTTCCAGCGTCATGACCTCGTCGTAGCCGAAGCCCTGGCCGTCCTTGCTGTCCCGGTTGAGATAGATGGTGCCGTCGGGGGAGCGGCTGTCGAAGTGCACCACATAGGCGGGATCGCCGTGCGGATCGTCCGCCGGATAGGTCGCCGCGACGAGGTCCAGGTCGGTGGACGGCTGCCCCGCCGGACTGGGATCCCACCGCACCGCGATCTCGACCTTGCGAAGCCCCTTGTTGAGCCCGTCCACCAGCGTCCCCTTCCCCGTACGACCCGCCCGTCCGCCTCAACTGCCGGGCACTCACGACTGTTTGTCCATCCTGCCACGCGTGCGGGTGCGCGCGCCGGAGAGCGGCCCAGCCGAGAGTGACCTGCGCCACGCTCCGTGGCCTTACCATGGCGCGGTGCTGGTCAAGTGGATTCGCTGCACCGTGGTGGACCGCCGCGGTTTCGAGCGGGGGCAGCGGAAGTGGGCGGGGCTTCTGGGGGAGCCGGGGTTTCGGGGACAGGGGGGTGGCTGGAGCCGGGGGCGGCCGGGCGTGGCACACATCTTCGCCTTCTGGGAGAGCCGCGCCTTCTACGACTCCTTCATGGCCCGGTCTCACGACCGGCTCGCGTCGGCCCAGTCGGGCACGTTCAAGGACGCCCAGGTCAGGCTCTTCGACTACCGCTTCGACGTGAAGACCGGCTTCGAACCGCGCTTCACGGACGCCGACCTGCTGCGTGTGGCGCTCTGCCGGGTCCACGAGGAGCGGGTCGAGCACTTCGTGCTGATGCAGGAGAAGGTGTGGAACCCGGCAATGGCCGGCTCGCCCGGCATGGTGCGCGGGCTGTTCGGGGAGGCGCCGGGGAACGAGTTCATGGTGCTGTCGATGTGGCGGTCGGCCGCCGAGCACGGCAAGTACCGCACCGAACGCGTGGAGCGGCTCGCCCTGCGAGCCCAGACGGAGGCGGACGTGGCGGCGCTCACCGGGGACGTCGTGGACATGGAGCCGAGCTGGACGGTCTGACTCCGGGCGGGTCGGACAGCTCCGGACCGATTGATCCCGGTCGGACAGGTGTGCGACCAGTGTGATCTGTGGTGCAGGATGTGTGTGACCTACGTTGTTTGGGCGCGGTACGAGTGCTCGACGGGCCCTCACCCGATCTAGGGTTTTGGCATGGCACGACCACGGCGCATCGTCCTTGTCCGGCACGGCGAGTCAACGGGCAATGTTGATGACTCCGTGTACGAGCGTGAGCCCGACCACGCCCTGGCGCTGACCGAGCGGGGCCGGCGGCAGGCGGAGGCGACGGGCGAGCAGCTGCGCGAGCTGTTCGGCGGCGAGCGCGTCAGCGTGTACGTCTCCCCGTACCGCCGAACCCACGAGACGCTGCGCGCCTTCCGTCTCGACCCCGGGCTCATACGGGTGCGCGAGGAACCCCGGCTGCGCGAGCAGGACTGGGGCAACTGGCAGGACCGGGACGAGGTCCGCCTGCAGAAGACCTACCGTGACGCCTACGGCCACTTCTTCTACCGCTTCGCCCAGGGCGAGTCCGGCGCCGACGTCTACGACCGGGTCGGCGGCTTCCTGGAGAGCCTGTTCCGCAGCTTCGAGGACCCCGACCATCCGCCGAACGTCCTGATCGTCACCCACGGTCTGGCCATGCGGCTGTTCTGCATGCGGTGGTTCCACTGGACGGTCGCGGAGTTCGAGTCGCTGTCGAACCCGGGGAACGGCGAGGTGCGGATGCTCGTTCTGGGAGACGACGGCAAGTACACGCTTGACCGGCCGTTCGACCGCTGGCGAGATCCCGAGCCCTACGGGATCACCGGATAGAGTGGCAGGGCGATGACCGCTGACTCCTCCCCCGACGTGCGCCTGGACCGCGCCCTGGCCAGCCTGCGCGGACTGTCCGTCGGGGACGCCCTGGGCTCCCAGTACTTCGTGCCGGTGAACTACCCTCTGCTGAAGCGCCGCGAAGTGCCGTCCGGGCCGTGGCAGTGGACGGACGACACGGAGATGGCCGGCTCCGTCGTCGCCGTCCTGGTCGCTCACCACCGCATCGACCAGGACGCTCTGGCCCGCTCCTTCGCAGAGCACCACGATTTCGACCGGGGCTACGGTCCCGCGGTCAACCGCCTGCTGCGGCTCGTCCGGGAGGGCGGCGACTGGCGCGAACTCGCCGCCGCGCTCTTCAACGGACAGGGGTCCTGGGGCAACGGCGCCGCGATGCGGATCGCCCCGCTGGGCGCCTGGTACGCGGACGACCCGGAGCAGGCGACCCACCAGGCGGAGATCTCGGCCTACACCACCCACCAGCATCGCGAGGCCGTCGTCGGCGCCATGGCCGTCTCCGCGGCCGCCGCGTTCGCCGCCGCCCCCGGCGGGCCGCCCGGTGCCGAGGCCCTCCTCGACGGGGTCATCGACCTGGTACCGAAGAGCGCGGTCGGCGCGGGACTGCGCCGGGCCCGGGACATGCTCGACTACGGCGACCCGGCCACGGTCGCGGCGGTACTGGGGTGCGGACGGCGGACGACCGCTCACGACACCGTGCCCTTCGCTATCTGGTCGGCAGCGCGAAGCCTCGGCGACTACCAGCAGGCGTTCTGGACGACCGCCCAGGTCGGCGGGGACGTCGACACCACCTGTGCCATCGTGGGCGGCGTGATCGCCTCGGGGAAGGCTGGGGCGCCGCCCGCCGAGTGGGTGGAGCGGACGGAGCCGCTGCCGGACTGGGTGCCCGCGTCGGTCTAGCGGGTCCAGCGGTCAGAACTCTCCCGCGTCGGTTCAGCGATCGCACTTGCCTGCATCGGTCTCGGGGGCATCGGCCTGGGGATCAGAACTCTCCGTGCACCTCGGGAACTCTCCGTGACCGGCTGCTCGTTGTCATTACATCCGCTGTGCGAGCCATGAGGCCGCACACACCGGAGATACGTGCAGGGAGCGCGAAGGGGGTGATCATGGAGGTCCTGCTCGCTGTTCTGATCCGCTGGTGGGACGCGTTCGCACGCCGCTTGAGACATGAGCGGACGGCCGGACCGCTGCCCTCACCGCCCGTCCCCCCTGCACGGTGCGGCCAACCGCGGCCGGTCGCGGACCGGCCCGACAGTCGCCGGCCGGCCTGTTTGCGGACCGCCGGCGAGCCGTCGAAGCCGTCTCGCGATGCCTCGGCGTCAGCCCAGCCCCGGCCCGGCCGAGCCGGAGAGCGCCTCCAGGTCGCTCTTGCGGACCCGGATCACCAACCAGGCGGTGGCCAGGGCGAGGACGGCCATCGCCGCGGCCGGGATGAAGGCAGCGGAGATGCCCTGGGCCAGCACTTCGTGCCCCCACGGCGCGGGCAGCTGATGCGTCCTGGCGAACTCCGCCTTCTGCTCCGCGGAGCCCTCGGTCATGAACTGCGGAAGCTGCTTCTCCGCCTCGTCCCTGGTCGCCGTGCCGAAGACGGTCGTCAGGATGGACAGACCCAGCGATCCGCCCACCTGCTGCGTGGTGTTGAGCAGCCCGGACGCGGCGCCCGCCTCGTGCTGGGCGACACCGGAGACGGCGGTGAGGGTGAGCGTCACGAAGTTCAGCCCCATGCCGAAGCCGAACACCAGCATCGGACCGAGGACCCCGCCCACGTACGAGCTGTCGGAGCTGATGAGCGCCTGCCAGGCCAGTCCGATCGCCGCGAGCGCCGAGCCAAGGAGCATGAACGGCTTCGGGCCCAGCACCGGCAGGAACCGCTGCGACAGACCCGCCCCGAGCGCGATCACGACCGTCACGGGCAGGAAGGCGAGCCCCGCCTCGATCGGGCTGTAGCCGAGCACGTTCTGCACGAACAGCACGATGTAGAAGAACATGCCGAACATCGCCGCCGCGAGGCTCAGCATGATCACGTACGTGCCCGAGCGGTTCCGGTCGGTGAACATCCGCAGCGGGGTGATCGGCTCCTTGGCCCGGGACTCGATGATCCCGAAGGCCGCCAGCAGGACCATCGCGGCGGCGAAGGACCCGATGGTGAGGCCGTCCCGCCATCCCTCGTCCGCCGCCCGGATGAAGCCGTAGACGAGGGACGCCATGCCCGCGGTCGAGGTCACCGCGCCCGCTATGTCGAAGCGGCCGGTGTGCCGTTCGGACTCGCCGATGTAGAGCGGTGTGAGCACGGCGATCAGCACGCCGATCGGCACGTTCACGAAGAGCACCCAACGCCAGTCGAGCCACTCGGTGAGCATGCCGCCCGCGAGCAGGCCGATGGCACCACCACCCGCGGACACGGCGGCGAAGACACCGAAGGCCCGGTTGCGCTCCGGCCCCTCGGGGAACGTGGTGGTGATGAGCGCCAGCGAGGTGGGCGACGCGATCGCGCCTCCCACGCCCTGGAGGACCCGTGCGGCCAGCAACTGCCACGGCTCCTGGGCGAGCCCGCCGAGCAGCGAGGCGAAGGTGAAGAGCAGGATGCCGGTCATGAACACCCGACGGCGCCCGAGGATGTCACCGGCGCGGCCGCCGAGGAGCAGCAGTCCGCCGAAGGTGAGTGTGTAGGAGCTGACGACCCAGGTGAGGTCGGTCGTGCTGAACTTGAGCGCGTCTTGTATGTGCGGGAGCGCGATGTTCACAATCGTCGCGTCGAGTACCACCATGAGTTGGCAGGCCGCGATGACGGTGAGCGCGATGCCGGGGCGTCCCTCCCGGCGTGCCGCACCTGGCTTCTGGTCCTTGAGCAATGGAGAGGTTGTCACTATGGGTCCCCCACGAGTGCGTTAGTGAACGCTTGCGTTCACTGTCGCGTCAACGGTAGTGAGTCCCCGACAGTGAACGCAAGCGTTCACTCGTGGCGTCGTCGTGCGGTACGTCCCCCTTTGCCGCCGTCCGGCGCGTCCCCCCCATCCCCGAAATCCCCGCTTCGTCTGCTCCTTGGAGAGAGTCCGATGGTTACCCCGAGCTGGGCGGATGCCCCCGCTCAGACGGCCGCCCGCCGCCGCGGCGCCGTGCTCGAACGCGCGATCCTCGACGCCGCGCTGGATCAACTCAGCACCGTCGGCTGGAACGGCCTGACGATGGAGGGCGTCGCCGCCGGTGCCCAGACCGGAAAGGCCGCCGTCTATCGGCGCTGGCCGTCCAAGGAGGATCTCGTCGCTGACGCCCTGCGTGCCGGACTGCCGCACTTCGACGCGGTGCCGGACGAGGGCAGCGTGCGTGATGACCTCTTGGCGCTGTGCCGGAGGGCCCGCGACGCGATGTTCTCCCGTCCGGGTTTCGCGCTTCGCTCGGTGATTCACGAGTGCGACACGACGCAGGCCGAGCGCTTCCATGCCGTGATCTTCGAGGGTGTCGTGGAGCCCACTATCAAGATGCTGCGGGAGGTCATCGAGCGCGGGATCAAGCGAGGCGAGGTGCGTTCAGACGCTGCGAACGGATATGTCTTCGACGCCATCCCGGCGATGATGATGTACCGATCCAAGATGTGCGGCTGCGAATGGCGTGACCAGGAAGTCGAGGAGATGATCGACCAGTTGATGGTTCCGCTGCTGCGGTCGAGCGGCGCCTGACAGGGGTCGGCGAAGGCCGTGGCACCGCTGGGGCCGACCGGGGTGTCGCGGGCGGTTCCGGGCGGCGTAACCTAGGGTCGCCATGCCGTACGAACCGCCTACTCACACCGTCGAGCGCTCCCTTCGAGCCACGACCGGAGCGAAGATCGTTGCAGGTGTCGACGAGGTGGGGCGCGGCGCGTGGGCCGGTCCCGTCACCGTCTGCGCGGCGATCACCGGACTGCGCCGGCCGCCCGAGGGTCTCACCGACTCGAAGCTGCTCACCATCAAGCGACGCACCGAACTCGCCGAGGAACTGCGGAAATGGGTGACGTCGTACGCCCTGGGGCACGCCTCCCCGGAGGAGATAGACGACCTGGGGATGACGGCCGCGCTGCGGCTCGCCGCGGGACGTGCCCTGGACGCCCTGCCGGTCCGCCCCGACGCCGTCATCCTCGACGGGAAGCACGACTATCTCGGTGCACCCTGGCGGGTCCGCACGGTGATCAAGGGCGACCAGTCGTGCGTGGCTGTCGCGGCGGCCTCGGTGATCGCCAAGGTCCAGCGCGACAAAATGATGGCCGAACTGGGTATCGACCATGCAGACTTCGGTTTTGCGGACAACGCCGGGTACCCCTCACCCGTGCACAAGGCCGCACTGGCGGAGCGGGGCCCCACCCCCTTCCACCGGTTGTCGTGGGCGTATCTTGATGCGCTGCCCCAGTGGCGGCACCTCAAGAAGGTCCGCAGCTTGACGGACGGAAGCGTTCCGGAAATCGAGGGTCAGCTCGGCTTCGATTTCTGACGGTTTCGTTCGCACGCATGCGCCACCCGCCGAAGCGGGCCGTACCAACGTTTGATAAATATCAACCCATGCCTCTCATTCCCGAGGAGCCTCAGATTCACGAGAGTGCCCAGGGTCCCCGCGCCACTCCGGCCAGCGGCCGCACCGCGCCGACCCCTCGCCCCGTACCCGGCCCCCGTCCCGCGGCTCCGTCGCGTCCCGGTCGTCCCGGTCCTCTCCGGCCCGCGCCGCCGGCGCAACGCGCGCCGCGTGACGCGGCCGCCAAGCCCGGTCCGTCGGGCCCAGCAGCCGGTGCCGCCGCTCCGGCCGCCCCGCAGATCCAGCTGATCCCGGCTTCCGCCGAAGGCGCGCTCGACGCCGCCGAGGAGGCCGTGGACCTGCTCCTGGACTCCGGTCGCGCCCCCGGCGACGTCCTGGTGATCACGACCGGCGAACAGCACCCGTGGGCCGCCCACGAGCTGTCCTTCGGCGAGACCTCCTACTGGGCCCAGCACGACGCCGGTGACGACGTCTTCTACACGGACGCCACCGTCGCCGGCCGCGCCGCGTCTCGTCCGGTGGTCGTGGTCGCCGTCAACGGCGGTGCCGAGGCCGCAGCCGCGAGCGCCCTGTCCCTGGCCCACTCCCGGGCCACCGCCCTGCTGATCGTCTGCGGTGATCCGCAGCGGATCAACTCGGTGCTGGGCACGAGCGTCTGAGCCGGTGCCGTGGCGTCCGGTCGGGCGCCCGGGGCTGACTTCAGGCGCCGCTTCGGCGGCTGTGCACGGAGGGTGGTTCGGCGTGCCCGGAGGGCTGGACGCCGTGGTTGCGTGCGGTCCTTCCCGGGTGGCCTCAATGCCGTTCGGGGGGCGTGCCGACTGTCGGTCACCGGAAACGTGGTGAGCCGTACGACGGGGTACGGCCCCGAGTCCGTGCGGAACGGCCTGTCCAGGGACGGTCTGCCAGTGGCCTCAGCGTGCCGCCGCAGCGCGGCGCAGCACCTCGGAGGCGGCGCCGCCGGTGCGCGGCAGCGGCGGCGGTGCCTCCGACGTGGCGAACGGCTCCGGTTCCGAGGCCGAGTGAGGGCGGCGTCCGCCGCGGCCCTCGCCGAGCACCTGCCAGCCGTCACGGGTCAGCGTGACGTACGCCCCGCAGCGCAACCCGTGCAGGGTGCAGGCGTCGCGCAGCCCCCACATCCACGCGCCGTCCTCCTCCGTCCAACGGGCGTCGCCCTCACGGCAGTAGAGGAGCACGGCGGTGCGCACCGGTGTCCGGCGCCGCAGATCGTGCGGAATGATCCGGCGCAGCTGCGCCAGCAGCACGTTGCGGAACATCCAGCCGTCGGCCGGGGCCGGTCGACGGACGAACGAGGCGCTCGCCCGCAGCCGCTCGTCCGGGTCGAGCACGGCGATGACAGCCGTCGCCGGCTGCGGGTGGTGCCGGGCGTGCAGCCCGCTGACGACTTCACGGGGGTTTCGGAGCAGCGGGATCCCGGCGGCGGCCCATTCCGCGGGTTCGAGCAAGCGGTTGGCGGAAGCGGCGGATGTCGACGCCGCTGCCGAGGCCGGAGCGAATCCGAAGGTCACGGTCCTCCCTTCGGCTACGCGCCCACACTGCGGGCGGGGTCGGATTCTGGGAGCGCGCACCGCAGCGAAGCCCTACCGGATCGGCGGTCGTGCCGTGCGGGAGCGGACCTCAATTCTTCCTGTCGAACTTGAATGCGGCAACGAGCAATTGGGTCAGCCGACCGTTATCAGATGATGCGCGGCTAATATCCCCACCCTGTGCGTCACCGGGCCACCCATGGGGCGTTCGAGCACGACACGTTCGTACGTCACGGGGGTGCGCGGCGTCCAGAGGTGTGCGCGACCGGGCAGGTGGCGGTGCCCGGTCAGAGGGCCGGTGCCCGGCAGGGCGGTGGCGGCTGTCGCTCTCGACGCTCGGTCAGCCCTGCACGGCCAGCACCAGCGGCAACACCCCCTGCGCACCGGAGCGTCGGAGCATGCGGGCCGCGACCGCGAGGGTCCAGCCGGTCTCCGTGTAGTCGTCCACGAGGAGGACCGGGCCCTGCGCCTCGGCGAGGGCGGACGCGAGGACCGGCGGCACGGTCAGTGCCCCGTCGAGCGCCTTCAGCCGCTGGGCACTGTTGCTGCGGGGTCCCGGGTACACGTCGCCCGTGAACTCGACGGCGCCCAGTAGCGGCAGCCGGCCGACTTCCGCGATGCGCGCTCCCAGGGAGTGGATCAACCGGGGCCGTGTGCGGGAGGCGACGGTGACGACGCCCGCCGGGCGAGGCTGCGGGTCCGACGCGCCCGGGGCCCAGCCGCCGGGTCCCCGGGCCCAGTCGGCCAGCACGCCCACCACGGCCTTCGCCACGTCGTCCGGCACGGGCTCGTCGGGGGCCTGGGCCGCGAACATGGGCCGCAGCCGGTTGCCCCAGCCGATGTCCGACAGGCGCCCCAACGCACGCCCCGGCGCGGCCTGTTCGCCGACCGGGATACGTCCCTTGAGGTCCACTCCGATCGCCGGCAGCCCGGTCGGCCACATCCGGCGCGGCTCCACCTCGACACCCGCCCGCCCCAGGTCCACGCGCGCGGCGTCGAGCGCCTCCGCGGACGTGTCAGCGGCGAAGCGCGGGCCCGCGCAGTTGTCGCAGCGACCACACGGCTTGGCGGCCTCGTCGTCCAGCTGGCGCTGCAGGAACTCCATCCGGCAGTCCGTCGTCGACGCGTACTCGCGCATCGCCTGCTGCTCGGCCTTGCGCTGTCGCGCCACCCACGCGTACCGCTCGGCGTCGTACGTCCAGGGCTGCCCGGTCGCGATCCAGCCTCCCTTGACCCGCTTGACCGCCCCGTCCACGTCGAGGACCTTGAGCATGGACTCCAGTCGGGAGCGGCGCAGCTCCACCAGGGGCTCCAGGGCGGGCAGCGACAGGGGCCTCTCCGCGTGCGCGAGGATGTCGAGCGTGCGACGCACCAGGTCTTCCGAGGGGAAGGCGAGCGACGCGAAGTACTCCCAGATCGCCTCGTCCTCCTTCCCTGGGAGCAGGAGCACCTCGGCGTGTTCCACACCGCGTCCCGCACGGCCCACCTGCTGGTAGTAGGCGATCGGGGAGGAGGGCGACCCGAGGTGCACCACGAAGCCCAGATCGGGCTTGTCGAAGCCCATGCCGAGCGCCGAGGTGGCGACCAGCGCCTTCACCTTGTTGGCGAGCAGATCCTCCTCGGCCTGCTGACGGTCGGCGTTCTCCGTCTTGCCCGTGTACGAGGCGACCGTGTGCCCGCGCTGCCGGAGGAAGGCGGTGACCTCCTCGGCGGCGGCGACCGTGAGCGTGTAGATGATCCCGGAACCCGGCAGTTCGTCGAGGTGTTCGGCGAGCCAGGCCATCCGGTGCGCGGCGTCCGACAGCCGCAGCACGCTCAGGCTCAGGCTGCCCCGGTCCAGCGGACCGCGCAGCACGAGGGCGTCCGAACTGCCGCCGGTGCCGAGCTGTTCCGCGACGTCGGCCGTCACGCGCGCGTTGGCGGTGGCGGTGGTCGCGAGCACCGGGACACCGGGCGGGAGGTCGGCGAGCATCGTGCGCAGCCGGCGGTAGTCGGGCCGGAAGTCGTGGCCCCAGTCGGAGATGCAGTGCGCCTCGTCCACCACCAGCAGCCCGGTGGCGGCCGCGAGCCGGGGCAGCACCTGGTCCCGGAAGTCCGGGTTGTTGAGCCGCTCAGGACTCACCAGCAGGACGTCGACCTCACCCGCGGCGATCTCGTCCTGAACGGCGTCCCACTCCTCGGTGTTGGAGGAGTTGATGGTCCGGGCGTGGATGCCGGCCCGGGCCGCCGCCTCGACCTGGTTCCGCATGAGCGCGAGCAGCGGGGACACGATCACGGTCGGACCGCTGCCCTGGGCCCGCAGCAGCGAGGTCGCCACGAAGTAGACCGCGGACTTGCCCCAGCCCGTGCGCTGGACGACCAGGGCGCGGCGTCTGTCGGCGACCAGTGCCTCGATGGCCCGCCACTGGTCCTCGCGCAGCCGGGCCGTTCCCGAGACGTCCCCGACGAGACGGGCGAGGACAGCGTCGGCCGCCGCCCGGAGATCCGCGTTGCTCGTGTGCTCCATGCGCTCCATACAACAGGACGGCACTGACAGCGCGAGCGGTGCACGAGGTAATCAGACTCCTCGTCGTTTCGAGTGACGTGTCCCTGATCGGAGTTATCCACAGGGTCAAGCGGAGCTTCGGATTCCGCGAGATCGTCTCCGCATGACGAACCACAGCGAAGCGACTGGATCCTCCGAAAACGGCGACATCACCGGGTCCGACGGGCACGGCAGGCACCAGGACGGTGGACAGGAGAAGCGGGGGAGCGACGGGACCGGGCCGCACGTCCCAAGCCCCCCGTACGACGGCCACGGCGGCGAGCACCAGGTCACCCTGCGCACCCCCGCCGAACTGGCCGACGCCCTCCCGTATCTGCTCGGATACCGCCCCGAGGACAGCATCGTCCTGGTCGCCCTGCACGACAGGGACGGACGCGGGCGGTTCGGGGGCCGGGCCCGGCTCGGCATCCCCGCCAACGCTGACGACTGGCCGTCGGCGGCCCGGCAACTGGCCCACGGGCTGGTGACAGGCAGCGAGCGCCGAGGGGCCCGCCCCGAGTCGATGGTCGCCTTCCTCTGCCAGGAACCGGAGAAGGGCGAGTCCGGCCGACAGATCATGGAGCGGCTGAGGCCGCTGGCCCACAGGCTGCGCGTGGAGTGCGGGTCCCTGGACGTGACAGTGGTCGAGGCGCTGTGCATCTCTGACGGTCGTTACTGGTCGTACTGCTGTGACAACGCGGCGTGCTGCCCGCCCGAGGGAGCCTC
The genomic region above belongs to Streptomyces coeruleorubidus and contains:
- a CDS encoding RecQ family ATP-dependent DNA helicase, whose translation is MEHTSNADLRAAADAVLARLVGDVSGTARLREDQWRAIEALVADRRRALVVQRTGWGKSAVYFVATSLLRAQGSGPTVIVSPLLALMRNQVEAAARAGIHARTINSSNTEEWDAVQDEIAAGEVDVLLVSPERLNNPDFRDQVLPRLAAATGLLVVDEAHCISDWGHDFRPDYRRLRTMLADLPPGVPVLATTATANARVTADVAEQLGTGGSSDALVLRGPLDRGSLSLSVLRLSDAAHRMAWLAEHLDELPGSGIIYTLTVAAAEEVTAFLRQRGHTVASYTGKTENADRQQAEEDLLANKVKALVATSALGMGFDKPDLGFVVHLGSPSSPIAYYQQVGRAGRGVEHAEVLLLPGKEDEAIWEYFASLAFPSEDLVRRTLDILAHAERPLSLPALEPLVELRRSRLESMLKVLDVDGAVKRVKGGWIATGQPWTYDAERYAWVARQRKAEQQAMREYASTTDCRMEFLQRQLDDEAAKPCGRCDNCAGPRFAADTSAEALDAARVDLGRAGVEVEPRRMWPTGLPAIGVDLKGRIPVGEQAAPGRALGRLSDIGWGNRLRPMFAAQAPDEPVPDDVAKAVVGVLADWARGPGGWAPGASDPQPRPAGVVTVASRTRPRLIHSLGARIAEVGRLPLLGAVEFTGDVYPGPRSNSAQRLKALDGALTVPPVLASALAEAQGPVLLVDDYTETGWTLAVAARMLRRSGAQGVLPLVLAVQG